The genomic DNA CTCATCTTTCGAACTCAACAGGTAGAGCTTGGTATATCGAGAAAAATCATCAACAAAAGTGATATAATAACGTTTACCTCCTCTGCTCATAGTATTCTTAAAGTCACCTAAATCACTTTGAATTAATTCAAGCAATACTGATGaccgattaccaattttattaaAGGCCTTTTTAGGGTATTTTGCTTCTACACATACTTCACATTTATCAAAAGATGTATTGCTGAATTTGGGTATTAGACTAAGTTGTTTAAGCCTTTTCACTGAAGCAACATTGACGTGACCTAGTCTAGAATTCCATAAAGTAACATATTCAGCAATATAAGCAGAAGCAGTAGCAATTTTATTATTAGTCAAAATATCAAGTACAAATAATCCTCCATTACAAAAGCCTTTGCCCACAAAATCACCATTTTTAGTAAGAACAAGCTTATCAGATTCAAAAGTTAATTTAATACCAGCTTTGTTCAATAAAGCTCCAGAAATTAAGTTTCTACGAATATCAGGAACATGCATAACATTATACAATACAATAGTTTTTCCAGAGGTAAGTTTAAGAGAAACATTTCCTTTTCCAAGTATACTCACAGTGCTTGAGTTGCCCACAAAAACGCATTCTCCATCAGATGCTTTGCCATAGTCCTCGAACATCTCCCTATTTGAACAAATATGGCGAGTTGCATCTGTATCTACCACCCATTCAGAAATATTGCCCATTAAATTTACTTCAGATATGACAGCAGCTATGATTTCTTCAGTGAGATTGGCTTGAGCTTGAGACTTTTCTTCTTTTATTTTTGAACCAGGTCTATGTCCTTGCCTACACTCCTTTGCGGCATGTCCGAACTTTCCATAAGTGAAGCAATTCCCTTTAAACTGTCTTCTCCCTTTGAAGTTCTTATTCTTCATTTTAATGTCATGAAATTGATTTTGACCCTTATCTTTTGGTCCTCTTTTACGACCTGCATCTTTTGACTcaacaagattagcagtaaagGAAGAATGAACAAGTGATGTCTCATTTGTTTGAATTCGATTTTGTTCCTCAATCTTGATATGAGACACTAACTCTTGAAGAGTAAAGTCCTTTTGTTTATGCTTCATCGCATTAACATATGTTTGCCAAGATGCTGGTAATTTCTCAAGAAGACAATTAGCTTGAAACATTTCACAGATTTTCATTCCTTTAGCAATAATAGCAGCACACAAATATTCATATTCATGAACTTGTTGAAGAACAGGCTTATCATTAGACATACGAAAATTTAGCCAGCGACTACATGCATATTTCTTAGTCCCaaaatcatcaaaaccatacttggtttttaaagcatcccatatttctttGGCCTTCAAAGATTTACTATAGATTAAATATAAAGCAGCAGTCATATAATGTAATAACATTCCACGACAAGTTTTATTATCATTTTCAAAATCTCTTTTAGAATTTTCGGGGGGCTGAATCATTAGTAAGACAATAATTTACTCCAATCTGACCCAAAAAAACTCCATCTTATCAGACcacattttataattttttccaTCAAAAGGATCTAATTTACACATATCAGGAATAAAAGTATTGGAAGTCATTGTGGTAGATAATATATGTAATAACACCAAAATTCAACTTTAGAATGTAAGAAAAAGTGAGAAAGCAAACCGAATAACTTGTGAGAAAGTAGGAGTCGTGGCGTGAGTTATCACTACCGTAAAGTTGAATTTGCCCCGCTATGTACACACGGCCTCTTAGCAATCAACCTCCAGGGTTACACGACCTCTATTTCTTTGGTGTAGTACAAAGAAATAGATTGAAATCACTCTTGATCATTGCCCAAAAGCATGCTTATATTTATATGAAAGTACTTGAGAGAAAAACGTGTTTGTGTGTCACAAACGAGGGGAGAGAGCTCCTTTTTATAGGGGTGAAAATTAGAATGGAGGGTCTCAAAATGAAATGTCTTGCACAATGAAGAGTATCAAAATGAAGAGTTTTAAGATGAACAGTCTCACAATTTTCTTTTAAAGCaaacttatttttaaaataatatttatattattccAACAGTATTATCTGTTAATGATCAGTTTCTTATCAATGCATTGTATTGTGGTTCACACTAGTGGCAAATTGGTTATGATTAATGAATGTAGTTTTCAAGCTTTCCATTAGATAGTTCTGATGATAGTTGAAAAACAAATAAGGAAACACCAGATTACAATTATTTCCCAGAGTGTATTCAAACTATACATGTGAAATGCATCTATATGGTAATCTTATTATTCCAAAGATATATGTACATACATACATGCATACagatatattaaaattaaattatacaATATTTTTAAACAATTGTACAAAATGCTACCAGTTCTATTTAACATTCACTGTAAAAATCTAGAGGATTCATATTATTCCACCGGAGAAAGTGTTACAACTTACAGTTGTTTCGGCTGTAACTTTCACCAGTATGTTCCAGGTACTTCTTCACCAGCACCTGCTGATTTAGGTGCTGATTGAATGGCCAATGAATTCTTCAAGCGGTACTTGACGATGAATGCCAAGTATGTTGCAATGTTGTTTGCATAGCTTCCACCCGTCCAAATTTTAAAACCAATCCACATGTTCTGCTGAAACCTTTCCTTGCCTTTTTGGTTTCCGGTAACGATTGTTCTCAAACTTGGCTTTAACAATGAGTGAATAAAGCAACTCTGCCTCAGCTAAACAGTCGAAAGGCATGTTCAAAATGCTgcaaaaattaaataataactCGATTGATTATAAAAACAGCCAGGTTTCAGAACTAGTGTTGGCTATGATGCCCTCATGCCCACACAATATACGAGGAATTAAGGAGAAAGGAAAGAAATTGTTGTCGATTATTATCTTTTTAGGTACATAGCTGATATTGTACTTGTTTCATTTTCTTAACTACTTAACTAATGCATCTAAATACAATACAGTTTCTGAACGGAACTCAATAATTCTAGACTTTATAACAAAAAGTATCGAATAAAAAATCAGACACACTATACTGTTTAAGAATACTAACAACTTCAGAGTTTTCTATTACGTTACAGATTATCTACCTGCCCAGTAGCTCCTCCAAAATGATTCTCTGAGAAGGTGTAACATAATGAATACAATTTCTTGGGCACTGGCCAACGGCAAGCTGAACTTGGTAGTCTTCTACATGTCCTGATGCAAAGTTACACCAGGCCGTATAAAGTAAAGGCATGTACATATTAACGTTTTCCGTGTTTTAGGTATAAAAAACTATATTCACGATCAATGTGCATCCAGAGAGAGGTCTATTAAAGCAAGTATGCGGCATACACCTACTCCTGAAGCCTTTCTGATAGTTGCTTGTCTTTAAAGATAATATAGATTCTTATATTTTGTTTTAAAACTTTTAATACTTGAGTGTCTTTCTTTAAAGCAAATATAGCAGGATCAGAACCAACCTTGAGAAGATGCGCGTGCAGTTCCTGTTATCGAATCAAATTTAAAGGCATTTGGAGCTCTCATTACACAGGAATAAGGACATCCTGCATATATACAACATCAAAGGACATCATAGTATGTTTACTATATCAGGCTCATCCTTGACATCTAATATAACTTGAGGAATATCAAATTATTTTTTGGTATGTGGAATATTGAAATATAATGCTGGAAACCAAATTTTAGGCCAAATGTCAAGAAAATAATTTGTATCCTATACCTAATTGAGTACTGAGTAATTAGTTATAATATTTCTATACAAGATAAAGGAGTTCATGCTTTAAATAATTTCATTTGCAAAGACTGCGGAAAAACAAAGTTTTACTTCTTGTGATTCTTCAAGTCAGCATTATTCTATTACATCACAAATTTAAGTGGGAATACCTTTTCCAGCACAAAGAATCTCATTGACAAAGAGATCAAATGCCTCACATTCTGGTGTGTCAAAGGGATCTAAACATTCGCTACAAAGATATATTTTAGGTCAACAGGGTATTCAAGTAAATCGGAGAAGTTCTATTCAATAGTTAGCCAATAAAAAAAAATAGTTTTCATACGGGTAACAGGGCTATCTCACATAACATTTACCTCTCTATGATCTCTGATTTGCTACGCTTGGATAAAATCTGCACATCCAAACATTTTCTGTAGTAAATAAGGCAGGTATTTCTACATAAGTAGGCAAAGAGCTGATATTTGGTGCAACAAGAAGTACCACCACTACAAGTAACAGGATGTTCCTACTTACATTTAATGGTTTTACAGGATAGCTAGACAATACCTTAACAGTTTAACATGGCTATTCTTATGTAACTTCTTCCCATTTCCGTGAATGAAAGCATATTACCCAATGTAATTTTTTGGTAATGGTATGATTCAGAAATCATAATGCATATATAATATCAAAAGTTAAGTTTTGAGGAAACAACTGCATAATGTAATATCAACCTGCACTGAAATTATTCAGACGACAAATATTTTGATAAAAACTGTTACCGTGATCATCTTCCTATACCTTCCAAGATCACTATACATATGCTACAATcctaaatcttaaaaaaaaactcTTTTAGTAGGAAAGCAGGATTTTAGCAAAGCCCTTACTCTAAAACTCATGTTCATGCCTCTACTGAGGCCCGAAAAATTGAACATTAAAGCTCTTGCTACCAAGAGAAAAGAGGTATCCACTCCACTGGGGAACTAGGAATTACACTGACCAACCAGATTAAATTCAAGACAAAAGTACTGTACATTCAATTAAATTCTAGAAATATCATAACCTCGTAAGCTTGAATCACACGACGTATCATCACATCTGAATCTTCCCCATCTCTCCTTACATCAGGATGAAACTGCTTAACCTGCACAGAATTTTCATTTTCACCAGACAACAAAAAAAATAAACAGAATACTAAAATACCTTATGGACCAATTCCaacaattcaagaattataaaaatatattgaTTTCGTACGGATCACAAAAACAGTCGGGGCTAATTACACACAATTTACTAACTTTACTAATAGTAGGGGTTGAAGGAATAAGTAAAGAAAGGGTACTAACTTTAGTTCGAAAAGCAACTTTGAGATCATCGAGAGAGCAATTTGGAGGAACCCCAAGAACAGAAAAAGCTGAAGAAGGGGAAAGGGTTTCATCACCGGTGCAATTAACTGCTGTATAACTACTATTTGTTGTTGAATAACAAAGATTATTATTATTGTAGGATTTTTGGGGTTGTTGAAAATGGgttattttgaagaaaattgatTTGCTGTGAAGAGAGAACATCTTTAGTTCCTTTTTCTGGTGTTCTTCAATCACCTCATTTTCTGGAGGCAAAATTGTGGCTGTTATAATTCTGTTTTCTTCTTACaacattttttaaattttaatattcttTTTTTCAATAATAATTCTCGTGCTTTATGGTCAAGCATGGTTTTAAAGATTCCCAATTTTATCGATTAATACCCTATTAATCCTATGTAAGGCAGGTAACGGATCCAATTTTTAAAAAGTTGATTGATCATTTTGTACTTTTCTTGTTCAGTATATTGTAaacaaattattatatataaaatataattttaattaaatttatataattctaaattata from Apium graveolens cultivar Ventura chromosome 5, ASM990537v1, whole genome shotgun sequence includes the following:
- the LOC141724429 gene encoding chaperone protein dnaJ C76, chloroplastic; its protein translation is MFSLHSKSIFFKITHFQQPQKSYNNNNLCYSTTNSSYTAVNCTGDETLSPSSAFSVLGVPPNCSLDDLKVAFRTKVKQFHPDVRRDGEDSDVMIRRVIQAYEILSKRSKSEIIESECLDPFDTPECEAFDLFVNEILCAGKGCPYSCVMRAPNAFKFDSITGTARASSQGHVEDYQVQLAVGQCPRNCIHYVTPSQRIILEELLGSILNMPFDCLAEAELLYSLIVKAKFENNRYRKPKRQGKVSAEHVDWF